One window of Myripristis murdjan chromosome 8, fMyrMur1.1, whole genome shotgun sequence genomic DNA carries:
- the arf2a gene encoding ARF GTPase 2a — translation MGNFASLFKNLFGKKEMRILMVGLDAAGKTTILYKLKLGEIVTTIPTIGFNVETVEYKNISFTVWDVGGQDKIRPLWRHYFQNTQGLIFVVDSNDRERINEAREELARMLNEDELRDAVLLVFANKQDLPNAMNAAEITDKLGLHSLRHRNWYIQATCATSGDGLYEGLDWLSNQLKNAK, via the exons ATGGGGAATTTTGCATCCCTGTTTAAAAACCTCTTCGGTAAGAAAGAGATGAGAATCCTGATGGTAGGACTGGACGCTGCTGGAAAAACCACCATCCTCTACAAACTCAAACTGGGAGAGATTGTTACAACCATCCCTACCATCG GTTTTAATGTTGAGACGGTAGAATACAAGAACATCAGTTTTACAGTGTGGGATGTGGGCGGTCAGGACAAGATCAGGCCACTATGGAGGCACTACTTCCAGAACACACAAG GTCTGATTTTTGTAGTGGACAGTAATGACAGGGAGAGAATTAATGAGGCAAGGGAAGAGCTGGCACGCATGCTGAACGAGGATGAGCTGAGGGATGCGGTGCTGCTTGTATTTGCCAACAAACAG GACCTGCCCAACGCCATGAACGCAGCTGAGATCACAGACAAGCTGGGCCTCCACAGCCTGCGCCACCGCAACTGGTACATTCAGGCCACGTGTGCCACTAGTGGAGACGGTCTCTATGAAGGCCTGGACTGGCTTTCAAACCAGCTAAAGAACGCAAAATGA